In one Chitinispirillales bacterium ANBcel5 genomic region, the following are encoded:
- a CDS encoding O-acetylhomoserine aminocarboxypropyltransferase/cysteine synthase, with translation MGSEKQYRIETKALHAGQPIDETMSRGVPVYRTTSFTFKNTEHAANLFALKELGNIYSRMMNPTQAVLEQRVTELEGGAASVALASGTSAIFNTIVTLAASGDEIVSATNLYGGTYTMFDAILPELGITTTFVDQKDTDSFKKAVTDKTRAFFVETIGNPVLDFTDIEAIAKVAHEHNIPLIVDGTFTTPYLFRAIEHGADIVINSLTKWMGGHGAAIGGIVTDSGRFNWNSGRHPLFTQADKNYHGLHWATDLPEPLAPIAFALRLRTVPLRNLGGCISPDNSWIFIQGLETLPVRMERHSSNALEVAKFLKSHKAVSWVRYPGLKGDPSYSLASKYLKKGFGGMVVFGVKGGYDAGVKVIDNIKLFSHLANVGDAKSLILHPASTSHSQLTEEQQAAGGLTPDLIRLSVGLEHPEDLIESLDEVLNTI, from the coding sequence ATGGGCTCAGAAAAGCAGTACAGAATTGAAACGAAGGCACTCCATGCAGGGCAGCCGATAGATGAAACCATGTCAAGAGGGGTTCCTGTTTACAGAACTACTTCTTTTACCTTTAAAAACACCGAACACGCTGCCAATCTGTTTGCTCTTAAAGAATTGGGTAATATTTATTCAAGAATGATGAACCCGACTCAGGCTGTTCTTGAGCAGAGAGTGACTGAGCTTGAAGGTGGAGCTGCGTCAGTGGCACTGGCTTCGGGTACTTCTGCGATATTTAACACCATTGTTACTCTGGCAGCTTCAGGCGATGAGATCGTTTCGGCAACCAATCTTTACGGTGGGACCTATACCATGTTTGATGCCATACTGCCTGAGCTTGGTATTACAACAACATTTGTGGATCAAAAGGATACTGACAGCTTCAAAAAGGCTGTAACGGATAAGACCCGGGCCTTTTTTGTAGAGACAATCGGGAACCCGGTTCTTGATTTCACCGACATAGAGGCAATCGCAAAAGTCGCCCATGAGCATAATATCCCACTCATTGTAGATGGTACGTTTACCACTCCCTATCTTTTCAGGGCCATTGAGCATGGAGCCGATATAGTGATAAACTCATTAACCAAGTGGATGGGTGGTCATGGTGCTGCGATAGGGGGGATAGTAACCGACTCGGGTCGTTTTAACTGGAACAGTGGTCGGCATCCGCTCTTTACGCAGGCCGACAAAAATTACCATGGGCTTCACTGGGCTACTGATCTGCCCGAACCTCTTGCACCGATTGCTTTTGCACTTCGTTTACGCACTGTTCCTTTGCGTAATCTTGGTGGATGTATATCACCCGATAATTCCTGGATATTCATTCAGGGGCTTGAAACCCTGCCGGTACGTATGGAGCGGCACAGTTCAAATGCCCTTGAGGTTGCCAAATTTTTGAAGTCGCATAAAGCGGTATCATGGGTGCGATATCCGGGGCTTAAAGGTGATCCGTCATACTCGCTTGCAAGCAAATACCTAAAGAAGGGTTTTGGCGGCATGGTAGTGTTTGGTGTAAAGGGAGGCTATGATGCCGGAGTCAAGGTCATAGATAATATTAAACTTTTCTCTCATCTGGCTAATGTAGGGGATGCCAAGAGTCTTATACTTCATCCGGCAAGCACAAGTCATTCTCAGCTTACCGAGGAGCAGCAGGCAGCAGGTGGGCTTACTCCAGATCTTATACGACTTTCTGTGGGGCTTGAGCATCCGGAGGATCTTATAGAATCGTTGGACGAAGTGCTGAATACTATTTAA
- the cysK gene encoding cysteine synthase A, which translates to MKIAESIGKLVGNTPLVSINRLNTEGRAKIAGKLELFNPLSSVKDRIGLAMIEDAEKRGVIKQGTVLIEPTSGNTGIALAYIAASKGYRLILTMPDTMSVERRKLLKALGAELVLTEGFKGMKGAIAKAKELNDEIPESIVLQQFSNPANPEIHKITTAEEIWRDTDGKVDILIAGVGTGGTITGVSEVIKSRKPSFKAIAVEPVGSPVLSGGKPGPHKIQGIGAGFVPDVLKTELIDEILQVDEVDAGATARAAARQEGLLVGISSGAALWAAIEVAKREENEGKLIVVILPDAGERYLSTWLYEQA; encoded by the coding sequence ATGAAAATTGCCGAATCGATTGGAAAATTGGTTGGAAATACCCCGCTGGTGTCGATAAACAGGCTAAATACTGAGGGAAGGGCAAAGATAGCCGGTAAACTTGAATTGTTTAATCCCCTTTCCAGTGTTAAAGACAGAATCGGGCTGGCAATGATAGAGGATGCTGAGAAGCGTGGAGTCATAAAGCAGGGTACCGTTTTGATTGAACCTACAAGTGGTAACACTGGTATAGCTTTGGCGTATATTGCAGCATCAAAAGGGTACCGGTTAATTTTAACCATGCCTGATACTATGTCCGTTGAGCGGCGTAAACTTCTAAAGGCCCTGGGCGCTGAACTGGTACTAACCGAGGGGTTTAAGGGCATGAAAGGTGCCATTGCCAAAGCAAAAGAGCTAAATGATGAGATACCTGAATCAATTGTGCTCCAGCAGTTTAGCAACCCCGCCAATCCAGAGATTCACAAGATTACTACCGCAGAGGAGATCTGGCGGGATACAGACGGCAAGGTAGATATACTGATAGCGGGAGTTGGGACCGGAGGAACAATAACCGGAGTATCAGAGGTGATAAAGAGCCGAAAACCATCATTTAAGGCCATAGCAGTGGAGCCGGTTGGTTCACCGGTGCTTTCGGGCGGAAAACCCGGCCCTCACAAAATTCAGGGCATAGGGGCGGGATTTGTTCCGGATGTTCTTAAAACTGAACTTATTGATGAAATACTACAGGTTGATGAGGTTGATGCTGGTGCAACGGCACGAGCCGCTGCCCGTCAGGAAGGATTGCTTGTGGGGATTTCTTCCGGTGCGGCACTATGGGCTGCCATTGAGGTGGCTAAAAGAGAAGAGAATGAGGGAAAGCTTATTGTGGTTATATTACCCGATGCAGGTGAGAGGTATTTGAGCACGTGGCTGTATGAGCAGGCTTAA
- a CDS encoding DUF3784 domain-containing protein — MPEFISAILTATVLVLLGYLIKHKQWAFLISGYNTSSKQKKEEYDKEALCNGTGGLLFVLAAVLLLSSIGYLFTIRWIPTAGWIVFTLIIIGFLVYANTGNRYKKRSE, encoded by the coding sequence ATGCCCGAATTCATTTCTGCGATCCTTACTGCAACTGTTTTGGTCCTGCTTGGCTACCTTATTAAGCATAAGCAGTGGGCCTTTCTAATCTCAGGTTACAACACCTCTTCAAAGCAAAAGAAAGAAGAGTACGACAAGGAAGCGTTATGTAACGGAACCGGTGGATTACTTTTTGTATTGGCGGCAGTTTTATTGCTGTCTTCGATAGGCTATCTATTTACGATAAGATGGATTCCCACTGCTGGTTGGATAGTATTTACATTGATAATTATCGGGTTTTTAGTATATGCAAATACCGGAAACAGGTATAAGAAAAGAAGCGAATAG
- a CDS encoding cation diffusion facilitator family transporter, with translation MEMDEEKKVPKSIKEEKYLKASSYGALSFALIAFFLGVLLRSQVIIFDGLYSVISVLLSFFSLFAFRYMKKSDWRRFPFGKDTIEPLVVLTKYIALIALLIGSLIAAIVAIFQGGREIDVGAGLLYAIFAFLFCLMMYMILIRTNKKLKSNLIRTEAAEWYLDSIVSLGVLIGFLIAYGFTFVPALAPYQPYIDPVMMIVLGVYFVEWPIKEIRKALRSLLDMRPTDESSAYVDRVINDIQNAWRFQESFTRVTKPRQNLWLEVDFIVGKKNIDLSIREQDSIRKEIIAKINEKYEGDHWVTVVFTNERKFAI, from the coding sequence ATGGAGATGGATGAGGAAAAAAAGGTTCCCAAAAGCATAAAAGAAGAGAAGTATTTGAAAGCATCTTCTTATGGAGCCTTATCTTTTGCGCTGATAGCGTTTTTTTTAGGCGTTTTATTACGCTCGCAGGTCATAATATTTGATGGCCTCTATTCTGTTATTAGTGTACTTTTATCCTTTTTTAGCCTTTTTGCATTTCGCTACATGAAAAAATCCGATTGGAGGCGATTCCCGTTTGGGAAGGATACAATTGAACCGTTAGTGGTACTGACCAAATACATTGCCCTTATTGCCCTTCTCATAGGCTCATTGATAGCCGCGATTGTAGCTATTTTTCAGGGAGGTCGTGAGATTGATGTGGGAGCGGGTCTTCTGTACGCCATATTTGCCTTCCTTTTTTGTTTAATGATGTACATGATTCTAATAAGAACCAACAAAAAATTAAAATCCAATCTTATACGAACCGAAGCAGCAGAGTGGTATTTAGATTCAATCGTCTCTTTAGGGGTTCTTATAGGGTTTCTGATTGCCTATGGATTTACCTTTGTGCCAGCATTGGCTCCTTATCAACCCTACATTGATCCTGTGATGATGATAGTTTTAGGTGTTTACTTTGTCGAATGGCCTATCAAGGAAATCAGGAAAGCATTACGGTCACTCCTTGATATGCGTCCAACCGACGAAAGCAGTGCTTATGTAGATAGGGTAATCAACGATATTCAGAATGCCTGGCGATTTCAGGAATCATTTACCAGAGTGACCAAACCACGCCAGAACCTGTGGCTGGAAGTTGATTTTATTGTCGGGAAAAAGAATATAGATCTTTCTATTCGGGAACAGGACAGTATTCGCAAAGAGATCATTGCAAAAATTAATGAGAAGTATGAAGGGGACCATTGGGTGACAGTGGTTTTCACTAACGAGCGAAAATTCGCGATATAA
- a CDS encoding type II CAAX endopeptidase family protein, whose amino-acid sequence MKNAKIVSGILARLLVIVIVTVFLSQGIALLSAITLGVTGFETMAVGPDFFLSLIYSSVAVIPAVFIVYTMFKDDFSMGWKENRLMTKGVEGSVWGIFLITVPFLFVWLLGGVRVANVSFNSEVLKNIGLGIILFLLVAISEELLLRGYLQGILKKHFGVKAAIIAGSLLFSLLHIGNPDIMQNPIPLIVLFIAGILFGVSREVTGGLWVPIGIHFTWNLFQGHIYGFEVSGMDFSPAVIEIERTGHQLVSGGNFGLEGSLITLLFLIGAVYLHWRYYNGRRSDEYAEQ is encoded by the coding sequence ATGAAAAATGCTAAAATTGTTTCAGGTATACTTGCCAGACTACTGGTGATAGTTATAGTTACCGTTTTTTTATCACAAGGTATTGCCTTATTGTCAGCTATAACTTTAGGCGTTACAGGGTTTGAGACGATGGCTGTAGGACCTGACTTCTTTCTTAGTTTGATATATAGTAGTGTCGCAGTTATTCCTGCTGTCTTCATCGTGTATACTATGTTTAAAGATGATTTCTCTATGGGATGGAAAGAGAATCGCTTAATGACAAAAGGAGTTGAGGGCTCTGTTTGGGGTATTTTCTTAATCACTGTACCCTTTCTTTTTGTGTGGTTACTTGGAGGGGTAAGGGTCGCAAATGTGTCATTTAACTCAGAGGTTTTAAAAAACATAGGACTGGGGATAATTTTGTTTTTGCTGGTCGCTATTTCAGAGGAATTACTGCTCAGAGGTTATCTGCAGGGGATTTTAAAAAAACATTTTGGCGTAAAAGCTGCAATCATTGCCGGCTCTCTCCTTTTTTCTTTACTCCATATCGGAAATCCTGATATTATGCAAAATCCGATACCACTGATTGTTTTATTTATTGCTGGTATTTTGTTTGGTGTCAGCAGAGAAGTAACCGGCGGCTTATGGGTGCCGATTGGCATTCATTTTACCTGGAATCTGTTTCAAGGTCATATATACGGTTTTGAAGTGTCTGGTATGGACTTTAGTCCCGCAGTTATAGAGATAGAAAGAACGGGGCACCAGCTTGTTTCTGGTGGTAACTTTGGCCTGGAGGGTAGTTTGATTACTTTACTATTTCTGATAGGGGCTGTTTACTTACACTGGCGGTATTATAATGGGAGAAGGAGTGACGAGTATGCTGAACAATAG
- a CDS encoding XRE family transcriptional regulator — MDKTISELSEALGFNKTEQEKISKAIDNRSLSRYLTILRVKKGLTQGAMAKKMGVSQSNISKLEHSTNDRITITDVNNYVHTLGYELKLVIGKPKPLTTQIQYAYYHLVSLCKALGKTERNDQKILKGLAEFEKVAAHYMAKLAFMFLESSESKYNKLQQHSQPEICIEEESLDSEDTKLDTEHLICSDK; from the coding sequence ATGGATAAAACGATTTCTGAACTTAGCGAAGCTCTTGGATTTAACAAAACCGAACAAGAAAAAATAAGCAAGGCCATAGATAATCGATCATTGAGTCGCTATCTAACAATTTTGCGAGTAAAAAAAGGTTTAACTCAGGGTGCTATGGCAAAAAAAATGGGGGTTTCTCAATCTAACATTTCTAAGCTGGAACATTCTACTAATGATAGAATTACAATAACAGATGTGAATAACTATGTACATACTTTAGGTTATGAATTGAAACTAGTCATCGGAAAACCAAAACCTTTAACAACGCAAATACAATATGCTTACTATCATCTTGTTTCGTTATGCAAAGCATTAGGAAAAACAGAACGTAATGACCAAAAAATACTTAAAGGATTGGCTGAGTTTGAAAAAGTTGCGGCTCATTATATGGCGAAACTTGCATTTATGTTTCTGGAAAGTAGTGAATCTAAATACAACAAATTACAACAACACTCGCAACCTGAAATATGTATCGAAGAAGAGTCTTTAGATTCTGAAGACACTAAATTAGATACTGAACATCTAATCTGTTCTGACAAATAG